One segment of Bradyrhizobium sp. CB2312 DNA contains the following:
- a CDS encoding M3 family oligoendopeptidase — protein sequence MNSRSKSASNKSALKKPAAKPALRKPSTKKSAAKAKPSKAPSKAGRLPEWNLADLYSGIDAPEVARDLEKMDADCVAFETDYKGKLATGTANEDGGKWLAEAVRRYEAIDDLAGRLGSYAGLVHAGDSVDPKISKFYGDVSERLTAASTHLLFFALELNRVDDDILNRAMQAPELAHYRPWIEDLRKEKPYQLDDKLEQLFLEKAQTGYSAFNRLFDQTISGLRFKVGAKELAIEPTLNLLQDRDGAKRKAAAEALAKTFKANERTFALITNTLAKDKDISDRWRGFQDVADSRHLNNRVEREVVDALVASVRAAYPKLSHRYYALKAKWFGKKRLAYWDRNAPLPFAATNVIGWPDARNMVLTAYRGFSPDMADIAERFFTDRWIDAPVRPGKVPGAFSHPTTPSAHPYVLMNYQGKPRDVMTLAHELGHGVHQVLAAKNGALMAPTPLTLAETASVFGEMLTFRRLLAQTKSAKQRQALLAGKVEDMINTVVRQIAFYSFERAVHTERKNGELTATRLGELWLSVQGESLGPAIEIKAGYENYWMYIPHFIHSPFYVYAYAFGDCLVNSLYAVYEHAAEGFAERYLDMLAAGGTKHYSELLRPFGLDAKDPKFWDGGLSVIAGMIDELEAMG from the coding sequence ATGAATTCGCGCTCCAAGTCCGCCTCGAACAAGTCTGCTCTCAAGAAGCCCGCCGCCAAGCCCGCACTCCGCAAGCCAAGCACCAAGAAATCTGCCGCCAAGGCAAAACCCTCCAAAGCTCCGAGCAAGGCCGGCAGGCTTCCCGAGTGGAACCTCGCCGATCTCTATTCGGGGATCGATGCGCCGGAAGTGGCCCGCGACCTCGAAAAGATGGATGCCGATTGCGTCGCGTTCGAGACCGACTACAAGGGCAAGCTCGCGACAGGGACAGCAAACGAAGATGGCGGAAAATGGCTCGCCGAGGCCGTACGACGCTATGAGGCGATCGACGATCTTGCCGGCCGCCTCGGCTCCTATGCCGGCCTCGTCCATGCCGGCGACAGCGTTGATCCCAAGATTTCAAAGTTTTACGGCGATGTGTCCGAGCGGCTGACGGCGGCGTCCACGCATCTGCTGTTCTTCGCGCTCGAGCTCAATCGTGTCGATGACGATATTTTGAACCGCGCGATGCAAGCGCCGGAGCTGGCGCATTACCGTCCGTGGATCGAGGATCTGCGCAAGGAGAAGCCGTACCAGCTCGACGACAAGCTCGAGCAGCTGTTCCTGGAGAAGGCGCAGACCGGCTATTCCGCCTTCAACCGCCTGTTCGACCAGACCATCTCGGGCCTGCGCTTCAAGGTCGGCGCAAAAGAGCTCGCGATCGAGCCGACGCTCAATCTGTTGCAGGACCGCGACGGCGCCAAGCGCAAGGCCGCGGCGGAAGCGCTGGCGAAAACCTTCAAGGCCAATGAGCGCACCTTTGCGCTGATCACCAACACGCTCGCCAAGGACAAGGACATCTCCGACCGCTGGCGTGGCTTTCAGGACGTCGCGGATTCCCGCCACCTGAACAACCGCGTCGAGCGCGAAGTCGTGGATGCGCTGGTCGCCTCGGTGCGCGCGGCCTATCCAAAGCTGTCGCATCGCTATTACGCGCTGAAGGCGAAGTGGTTCGGCAAGAAGCGCCTGGCCTATTGGGATCGCAACGCGCCGCTGCCCTTTGCCGCGACCAACGTGATCGGCTGGCCCGATGCGCGCAACATGGTGCTGACCGCCTATCGCGGCTTCTCGCCTGATATGGCCGACATCGCCGAGCGCTTTTTCACCGACCGCTGGATCGATGCGCCGGTGCGTCCGGGCAAGGTGCCGGGCGCGTTCTCGCATCCGACCACGCCGTCGGCGCATCCTTACGTGCTGATGAACTATCAGGGCAAGCCGCGCGACGTGATGACGCTCGCCCATGAGCTCGGCCATGGCGTGCATCAGGTGCTGGCGGCCAAGAACGGCGCACTGATGGCGCCGACGCCGCTGACGCTGGCCGAGACCGCGAGCGTGTTCGGCGAGATGCTGACCTTCCGGCGGCTGCTCGCGCAGACCAAGAGCGCCAAGCAGCGCCAGGCGCTGCTCGCCGGCAAGGTCGAGGACATGATCAACACCGTGGTGCGGCAGATCGCGTTCTACTCCTTCGAGCGCGCCGTCCACACCGAGCGCAAGAACGGCGAGCTCACCGCAACGCGGCTCGGCGAGCTCTGGCTGTCGGTGCAGGGCGAAAGCCTGGGACCCGCAATCGAGATCAAGGCGGGCTACGAGAATTACTGGATGTACATCCCGCACTTCATCCATTCGCCGTTCTACGTCTACGCCTACGCGTTCGGCGATTGCCTCGTGAACTCGCTCTACGCCGTCTACGAGCACGCGGCCGAAGGTTTTGCCGAGCGTTATCTCGACATGCTCGCCGCCGGCGGCACCAAGCATTATTCCGAGCTGCTGCGGCCGTTCGGTCTCGATGCCAAGGACCCGAAATTCTGGGACGGCGGCCTCTCGGTCATCGCCGGGATGATCGACGAGCTCGAGGCGATGGGCTGA
- a CDS encoding Re/Si-specific NAD(P)(+) transhydrogenase subunit alpha → MKIAVAKEIDPSEPRVAASPDTVKKFKALGAEVVVEPGAGLKSGLPDSEFTAVGATVSADALKDADIIIKVKRPEASELAQYKRGALVIAIMDPYGNEAALKTIADAGVAAFAMELMPRITRAQVMDVLSSQANLAGYRAVIEGAEAFGRAFPMMMTAAGTVPAAKVFVMGVGVAGLQAIATARRLGAVVTATDVRPATKEQVESLGAKFLAVEDEEFKNAQTAGGYAKEMSKEYQAKQAALTAEHIKKQDIVITTALIPGRPAPKLVSAEMVKSMKPGSVLVDLAVERGGNVEGAKAGEVVDLDGIKIVGYTNVAGRVAASASSLYARNLFSFIETMVDKKEQKLAVNWDDELVKATALTKDGAVIHPNFQPKV, encoded by the coding sequence ATGAAGATCGCCGTTGCCAAGGAAATCGATCCGTCGGAGCCGCGCGTCGCCGCTTCGCCTGATACGGTGAAGAAATTCAAGGCGCTGGGCGCCGAGGTCGTGGTCGAGCCGGGCGCCGGCCTCAAATCGGGCCTGCCGGATTCCGAGTTCACCGCCGTCGGCGCCACCGTCAGCGCCGATGCGCTGAAGGATGCCGACATCATCATCAAGGTGAAGCGCCCTGAAGCCTCCGAGCTTGCGCAGTACAAGCGCGGCGCGCTCGTCATCGCCATCATGGATCCCTATGGCAACGAGGCGGCGCTGAAGACGATCGCCGATGCCGGCGTCGCCGCCTTCGCAATGGAATTGATGCCGCGCATCACCCGCGCGCAGGTGATGGACGTGCTGTCCTCGCAGGCTAACCTTGCCGGCTACCGCGCCGTGATCGAGGGCGCCGAGGCCTTCGGCCGCGCTTTCCCGATGATGATGACCGCGGCCGGCACCGTGCCCGCCGCAAAAGTGTTCGTGATGGGCGTCGGCGTCGCCGGCCTCCAGGCGATCGCGACCGCGCGCCGTCTCGGCGCCGTCGTGACCGCGACCGACGTGCGCCCCGCGACCAAGGAGCAGGTGGAATCGCTCGGTGCGAAGTTCCTCGCCGTCGAGGACGAGGAGTTCAAGAACGCGCAGACCGCCGGCGGCTACGCCAAGGAAATGTCCAAGGAATACCAGGCCAAGCAGGCCGCGCTCACCGCCGAGCACATCAAGAAGCAGGACATCGTGATCACGACGGCGCTGATCCCGGGCCGGCCGGCGCCGAAGCTCGTCTCCGCCGAGATGGTCAAGTCGATGAAGCCGGGCTCGGTGCTGGTCGATCTCGCCGTCGAGCGCGGCGGCAATGTCGAGGGCGCCAAGGCCGGCGAGGTCGTCGACCTCGATGGCATCAAGATCGTCGGCTACACCAACGTCGCCGGCCGCGTCGCGGCCTCGGCCTCCAGCCTCTATGCCCGCAATCTGTTCTCCTTCATCGAGACCATGGTCGACAAGAAGGAGCAGAAGCTCGCCGTCAACTGGGACGACGAGCTCGTCAAGGCGACTGCGCTGACCAAGGACGGCGCGGTGATCCACCCGAACTTCCAGCCGAAGGTTTAA
- a CDS encoding sigma-54 dependent transcriptional regulator — protein MAACILIADDDAVARRLVENMVQKCGYETVVVDSGDAAIATLTAPDAPAIDAVILDLVMPGLDGMGVLAKIRDAGLSIPVIVQTAHGGIDNVISAMRAGAADFVVKPVGVERLQVSLRNALNTSALKGELQRIRHSREGRLSFSDIITRAEAMAPVMRAAQKAAGSSIPVLIEGESGVGKEMFARAIHGSSERKAKPFVAVNCGAIPDNLVESILFGHEKGAFTGATERHTGKFVEAHGGTLFLDEVSELPLTAQVKLLRALQEGAVEAVGGRKPLKVDVRIISATNRKLLERVKQGHFREDLFYRLHVLPLTIPSLRARREDIPHLLRHFLARFAAEENRAITGISGEAVAHLAQLDWPGNIRQLENAVYRAVVMSDGDQLGLGDFPLLTTQPHPATEIPTAPLMLEPLAAPSVVSGNEIPIAPLPLAGSLSMLTPTGDVRALEDMENEIIRFAISHYRGQMSEVARRLKIGRSTLYRKLDEAGVPGHGGKSGEETH, from the coding sequence ATGGCTGCCTGTATTTTGATCGCCGACGACGACGCTGTAGCCCGCCGTCTGGTCGAGAACATGGTGCAGAAATGCGGCTATGAAACGGTGGTCGTCGACTCCGGCGACGCCGCGATCGCCACCCTCACCGCCCCCGACGCACCGGCCATCGACGCCGTCATCCTCGATCTCGTGATGCCAGGCCTCGACGGCATGGGCGTGCTGGCGAAGATCCGTGACGCCGGGCTCAGCATCCCCGTCATCGTGCAGACCGCCCATGGCGGCATCGACAACGTGATCTCGGCGATGCGCGCCGGCGCGGCCGATTTCGTCGTCAAGCCGGTCGGCGTGGAGCGGCTCCAGGTCTCACTTCGCAACGCGCTCAACACCAGCGCGCTCAAGGGCGAATTGCAGCGCATCCGCCACAGCCGCGAGGGCCGGCTGAGCTTCTCCGACATCATCACCCGGGCCGAGGCGATGGCCCCGGTGATGCGCGCCGCGCAGAAGGCGGCGGGCTCCTCGATCCCCGTGCTGATCGAGGGCGAGTCCGGCGTCGGCAAGGAGATGTTCGCGCGCGCCATCCATGGCAGCAGCGAGCGCAAGGCCAAGCCGTTCGTCGCGGTCAATTGCGGCGCGATCCCCGACAATCTCGTCGAGTCCATCCTGTTCGGCCATGAGAAGGGCGCCTTCACCGGCGCCACCGAACGGCACACCGGCAAGTTCGTCGAGGCCCATGGCGGCACGCTGTTCCTGGATGAGGTCAGCGAGCTGCCGCTGACCGCGCAGGTCAAGCTGCTGCGCGCGCTTCAGGAAGGCGCGGTCGAGGCGGTCGGCGGCCGCAAGCCGTTGAAGGTCGACGTGCGCATCATCTCGGCGACCAACCGCAAGCTGCTGGAGCGGGTAAAGCAGGGCCACTTCCGCGAAGATCTGTTCTACCGGCTCCATGTGCTGCCGCTGACCATCCCCTCGCTGCGCGCCCGGCGCGAAGACATCCCGCATCTGCTGCGGCATTTCCTGGCGCGCTTTGCCGCCGAGGAGAACCGCGCCATCACCGGCATCAGCGGCGAGGCGGTGGCGCATCTCGCCCAGCTCGACTGGCCCGGCAACATCCGCCAGCTCGAAAACGCGGTCTACCGTGCCGTGGTGATGAGCGATGGCGACCAGCTCGGCCTTGGCGACTTCCCCCTGCTCACCACGCAGCCGCATCCCGCAACCGAGATTCCGACCGCGCCGCTGATGCTGGAGCCGTTGGCCGCGCCCTCGGTGGTGTCGGGTAATGAAATACCGATCGCGCCGCTGCCCCTGGCGGGATCGCTCTCCATGCTGACGCCGACCGGCGACGTCCGTGCGCTGGAGGACATGGAGAACGAGATCATCCGTTTCGCGATCTCGCATTACCGCGGACAGATGTCCGAGGTGGCCCGCCGCCTCAAAATCGGCCGATCGACCCTCTACCGCAAACTCGACGAGGCCGGGGTTCCCGGCCATGGCGGCAAAAGCGGTGAGGAGACGCACTGA
- a CDS encoding proton-translocating transhydrogenase family protein: MEHAAQVVDPFIFRLSIFVLAVFVGYFVVWSVTPALHTPLMSVTNAISSVIVVGALLAGGVANVSSGSGWARAFGFVALIFACINIFGGFLVTQRMLAMYKKKSK; the protein is encoded by the coding sequence ATGGAGCATGCTGCACAGGTCGTCGACCCCTTCATCTTCCGGCTGTCGATCTTCGTCCTCGCCGTTTTCGTCGGCTATTTCGTGGTGTGGTCGGTGACGCCCGCGCTGCACACGCCGCTGATGAGCGTTACCAACGCGATCTCCTCGGTGATCGTGGTCGGCGCACTGCTTGCCGGCGGCGTCGCCAATGTCTCGAGCGGCTCGGGCTGGGCGCGCGCGTTCGGCTTCGTCGCGCTGATCTTTGCCTGCATCAACATCTTCGGCGGCTTCCTTGTCACCCAGCGCATGCTGGCGATGTACAAGAAGAAGTCGAAGTAA
- a CDS encoding patatin-like phospholipase family protein: MLDQVQPTQPARTPRSAEEMPWCEKHHQIVRDEIEAINTRREEARQIPTDGLQSCQMLDVTGLALSGGGIRSSALCLGVLQALNHHNLFRRIDYLSTVSGGGYIGTSLSATMTVTQRFVFGERPSGGTATANEISDTASVGHIRNYSNYLIPAGVRDFLTGIAIVVRGLIANIGIILPIILMLAAVTIWSTPTRTCLTVANLFGVSFADSKTCELHDFSFVNQHGFTMIGVIAAAILLACSALAYLGSRSERGSGPAIVCIYAAGIFLVVGAACDVARMLQVKNFALTLATAIIVVVLFFLWAIVRSFAGPDKRQEFRSHLPTVAATFLVLLAAIAFFEFQPFMLRQMFDVADSHVIGGPVGGVAVTWIQSLAAVAAPIGVFVTAFRQQFLELLKGNSVSSQWGSMLLAVVAKAALWIAGLALPLIIWVAYLNLSYWGISNDIFRDCSAQTEQRDCIAKAKLNASLPGALAGKVQLDRNAAIELVEPSAAPVTEARISMDSDRLATWHAPAWLHPAAQWVAHRVQPFFPDLFQGSGSDAAYSFTLPVIVLYALTGLLLFLVSWLLTPNANSLHRLYRDRLSKAFLFDPTRPAESDIARAEASLDQGRDFKALDRMKLSDLYAVADGSADGQQAGSRLLAPYHLINTALNIQGSDFANRRGRNADFFVFSPRNVGSEATGYAATLAVERAEQSLDLATAMAISGAAASSNMGSNSIRALTPTLALLNVRLGYWLRNPRYVNARSFRRFSPLYFWSEISGRLYENSDGVYLTDGGHIENLGVYELLRRRCRVIIAVDAEADTPMNFASLMTLQRYARIDLGVRIDLPWAPIRDRTRALMACSAQTAATPHRHDDEEIDHVHVAIGTIDYGAGDTGYLVYLKSSLTGDENDYIRDYARRHATFPHETTGDQFFSEEQFEVYRALGFHMAHGFLSGDNPVAVGCGIDPHTARFTEAGEPAIDAVRAALGLPMCQRPAASVTVTMIDQG, from the coding sequence ATGCTCGATCAGGTTCAGCCTACGCAGCCCGCGCGGACGCCGCGGTCCGCCGAGGAGATGCCCTGGTGCGAGAAGCACCATCAGATCGTCCGCGACGAGATCGAGGCGATCAACACAAGGCGCGAGGAAGCGCGCCAGATTCCCACGGATGGTCTGCAATCCTGCCAGATGCTGGATGTTACAGGGCTCGCCCTGTCCGGCGGCGGCATTCGCTCCTCCGCCCTTTGCCTCGGCGTTCTTCAGGCGTTGAATCACCACAACCTGTTCCGGCGGATCGACTATCTGTCGACCGTATCCGGCGGCGGCTATATCGGTACCTCGCTCAGCGCAACCATGACGGTCACGCAGCGCTTCGTCTTCGGGGAAAGGCCTTCGGGCGGCACCGCGACCGCGAACGAGATCAGCGACACGGCCTCCGTCGGGCACATCAGGAATTACTCCAACTACCTGATCCCCGCCGGCGTGCGTGATTTCCTCACCGGAATTGCCATCGTGGTGCGCGGGCTGATCGCCAATATCGGGATCATCCTTCCGATCATCCTGATGCTGGCCGCGGTCACCATCTGGTCGACCCCGACCCGGACATGCCTGACGGTCGCCAATCTGTTCGGCGTCAGCTTCGCCGATTCCAAGACATGCGAGCTGCACGATTTCAGCTTCGTCAATCAGCACGGATTCACCATGATCGGCGTCATCGCCGCCGCGATCCTGCTCGCCTGCAGCGCGCTGGCTTATCTCGGCTCGCGGTCCGAAAGAGGAAGTGGTCCTGCCATCGTCTGCATCTATGCGGCCGGTATATTCCTTGTCGTCGGCGCCGCCTGCGACGTGGCGCGCATGCTCCAGGTGAAGAACTTCGCGCTCACTCTGGCAACGGCGATCATCGTCGTCGTTCTGTTCTTCCTGTGGGCGATCGTCCGGTCCTTCGCCGGCCCGGACAAGCGCCAGGAATTCCGTTCGCACCTGCCGACCGTGGCCGCGACCTTCCTGGTCCTGCTGGCGGCCATCGCGTTCTTCGAGTTTCAGCCGTTCATGCTGCGACAGATGTTCGATGTTGCCGACAGCCACGTGATCGGCGGGCCGGTTGGCGGCGTCGCGGTCACCTGGATCCAGTCGCTTGCCGCCGTCGCGGCGCCGATCGGGGTGTTCGTCACCGCGTTCCGGCAGCAGTTCCTGGAGTTGCTCAAGGGCAACAGCGTCTCCTCGCAGTGGGGATCGATGCTCCTCGCGGTCGTTGCCAAGGCCGCGCTCTGGATTGCCGGGCTCGCCTTGCCGCTGATTATCTGGGTCGCTTATCTCAATCTGTCCTATTGGGGGATCTCCAACGACATCTTCAGGGATTGCTCGGCCCAGACCGAGCAGAGGGATTGCATTGCCAAGGCAAAGTTGAACGCCTCGCTCCCGGGAGCGCTGGCAGGCAAGGTGCAGCTGGACCGCAACGCCGCCATCGAGCTCGTTGAACCTAGCGCCGCTCCGGTCACCGAGGCGCGTATCAGTATGGACTCCGACCGGCTGGCGACCTGGCACGCGCCGGCCTGGCTCCACCCCGCGGCACAATGGGTCGCACACAGGGTTCAGCCATTTTTTCCGGACCTGTTCCAGGGATCGGGGTCCGACGCAGCCTACTCCTTCACCCTGCCGGTGATCGTCCTGTATGCGCTGACCGGCCTGTTGCTATTCCTGGTCTCCTGGCTTTTGACGCCGAATGCCAACTCGCTTCACCGGCTCTACCGCGACCGCTTGAGCAAGGCCTTCCTGTTCGACCCGACCCGCCCGGCCGAGAGCGATATCGCGCGCGCCGAGGCCAGTCTCGACCAGGGCCGCGACTTCAAGGCGCTCGATCGCATGAAGCTGAGCGACCTCTATGCTGTTGCAGACGGTTCGGCGGACGGTCAGCAAGCCGGCTCGAGGCTGCTGGCGCCTTATCACCTCATCAACACCGCGCTGAACATCCAGGGCTCGGATTTCGCCAACCGGCGCGGCCGCAACGCCGACTTCTTCGTGTTTTCGCCGCGCAATGTCGGCAGCGAGGCGACCGGCTACGCGGCGACATTGGCGGTGGAGCGGGCCGAGCAGAGTCTCGACCTCGCCACGGCCATGGCGATCTCCGGAGCCGCGGCGTCCTCGAACATGGGGTCGAACTCGATCCGCGCGCTAACGCCGACGCTCGCCCTTCTGAACGTCCGGCTCGGCTATTGGCTGAGGAACCCGCGCTATGTCAACGCACGCTCGTTCCGCCGTTTCTCGCCGCTCTATTTCTGGTCAGAAATCTCCGGCCGCCTCTATGAGAACAGCGACGGTGTCTATCTCACCGACGGCGGCCATATCGAGAATCTCGGCGTCTACGAATTGCTGCGCCGGCGCTGCCGCGTCATCATCGCCGTGGATGCGGAAGCGGACACGCCGATGAACTTCGCCTCGCTGATGACGCTGCAGCGCTATGCCCGCATCGATCTCGGAGTCCGGATCGATCTGCCCTGGGCGCCGATCCGCGACCGCACGCGGGCGCTGATGGCTTGCAGCGCTCAGACGGCGGCGACGCCGCACCGGCACGATGACGAGGAGATCGATCACGTTCATGTCGCCATCGGCACCATCGACTACGGTGCCGGCGACACCGGTTATCTCGTCTACCTCAAGTCGTCCCTGACCGGTGACGAGAACGACTACATCCGCGACTATGCGCGACGGCACGCCACGTTCCCGCACGAGACCACGGGCGACCAGTTCTTTTCCGAGGAGCAGTTCGAGGTCTACCGCGCGCTGGGCTTCCACATGGCGCATGGTTTCCTGTCCGGCGACAATCCGGTCGCGGTCGGTTGCGGTATTGATCCGCACACGGCCCGATTTACCGAAGCGGGCGAGCCGGCGATCGACGCGGTCCGCGCGGCGCTCGGCCTTCCGATGTGCCAGCGACCGGCCGCGAGCGTCACCGTGACGATGATCGATCAGGGCTGA
- a CDS encoding alpha/beta hydrolase, with amino-acid sequence MTFLKWAAIILAAGYCAGLVLLFVKQRAMLFPIPSTERTAPAAAGFPQAEEHVLTTSDGEKVILWHVPPKPGRVVVLFFHGNGDFLAGLGGRFKAITADGTGLVALSYRGYAGSSGAPSEDGLLRDGAAAYSFAAERYDAQRIVAWGFSLGTGVAVAVASEHPVGKLILEAPYSSIADIAGAHFPFVPVRLLIRDTFHSDERIGRVTVPLLIMHGAQDQTIPIAFGEKLFALAHEPKRFVRIPNGGHDDLGNFGAIEIARQFINGS; translated from the coding sequence ATGACATTCCTGAAATGGGCGGCCATCATCCTCGCGGCCGGCTATTGCGCCGGCCTCGTCCTGCTGTTCGTGAAGCAGCGCGCCATGCTGTTTCCGATCCCGTCCACTGAGCGCACCGCACCTGCCGCCGCGGGATTTCCGCAAGCCGAGGAGCATGTTCTCACCACGTCCGATGGCGAGAAGGTGATCCTCTGGCACGTGCCGCCGAAGCCCGGCCGCGTCGTGGTGCTGTTCTTCCACGGTAACGGCGATTTCCTCGCCGGCCTGGGCGGCCGCTTCAAGGCCATCACGGCCGACGGCACCGGGCTCGTCGCGCTGTCCTATCGTGGCTATGCGGGCTCCAGCGGCGCGCCGAGCGAGGACGGGCTGCTGCGTGACGGCGCGGCTGCGTATTCATTCGCGGCGGAACGCTATGACGCCCAGCGCATCGTCGCCTGGGGCTTCTCGCTCGGGACCGGCGTAGCGGTCGCGGTCGCATCCGAGCATCCGGTCGGGAAGCTGATCCTGGAGGCGCCCTACAGCTCGATCGCCGACATCGCCGGCGCGCATTTTCCCTTCGTTCCGGTTCGTCTCCTGATACGGGACACGTTTCACTCGGACGAGCGCATTGGACGCGTCACAGTGCCGCTCCTGATCATGCACGGCGCGCAGGACCAGACCATCCCGATCGCATTCGGCGAGAAGCTGTTTGCGCTGGCTCACGAGCCGAAGCGGTTCGTTCGCATTCCCAATGGCGGGCATGACGATCTCGGTAACTTTGGCGCCATCG
- a CDS encoding aa3-type cytochrome c oxidase subunit IV, translated as MADHSEVAYTTADGNDYVAHEQTYEGFIKLVKYGTASVALIVILMAIFLT; from the coding sequence ATGGCTGACCATAGCGAAGTGGCGTACACCACCGCCGACGGCAACGACTACGTCGCGCACGAGCAGACCTATGAGGGCTTCATCAAGCTCGTGAAATACGGCACGGCGTCGGTCGCGCTCATCGTGATCCTGATGGCGATCTTCCTGACCTGA
- a CDS encoding NAD(P)(+) transhydrogenase (Re/Si-specific) subunit beta, producing MSANLSAFLYLVAGVLFILSLRGLSSPASSRQGNLLGMIGMAIAVATTLANHPPADGLAWLLVIVGIAIGAAIGAVIARRVPMTSMPELVAAFHSLVGMAAVLVAAGAFYAPEAFDIGTPGNIHTQSLVEMSLGVAIGALTFTGSVIAFLKLSARMSGAPIILPARHLINIALAVALVACIVGLVVTGSPVFFWLNVILALALGVLMIIPIGGADMPVVISMLNSYSGWAAAGIGFTLGNSALIITGALVGSSGAILSYIMCHAMNRSFISVILGGFGGETAAAGGGTGEQKPAKLGSADDAAFIMKNASKVIIVPGYGMAVAQAQHALREMADILKKEGVEVKYAIHPVAGRMPGHMNVLLAEANVPYDEVFELEDINSEFAQADIAFVIGANDVTNPAAEEDKTSPIYGMPVLQVWKAGTVMFIKRSLASGYAGIDNPLFYRDNTMMLLGDAKKVTENIVKAM from the coding sequence ATGAGCGCCAATCTCTCTGCATTCTTGTATCTCGTGGCGGGGGTGCTGTTCATCCTGTCGCTGCGCGGGCTGTCGAGCCCGGCCTCTTCGCGCCAGGGCAATTTGCTCGGCATGATCGGCATGGCGATCGCGGTTGCGACGACGCTTGCCAACCATCCGCCGGCGGACGGCCTCGCCTGGCTGCTCGTCATCGTCGGCATCGCCATCGGCGCGGCGATCGGCGCCGTCATCGCGCGCCGCGTGCCGATGACGTCGATGCCGGAACTGGTCGCCGCCTTCCACTCGTTGGTCGGCATGGCCGCGGTGCTGGTCGCCGCCGGCGCGTTTTATGCGCCGGAAGCCTTTGACATCGGCACCCCCGGCAACATCCACACCCAGAGCCTGGTCGAAATGTCGCTCGGCGTCGCCATTGGCGCCTTGACCTTCACCGGCTCGGTGATCGCGTTCCTGAAGCTGTCGGCCCGCATGAGCGGCGCGCCGATCATCCTGCCGGCGCGGCACCTTATCAACATCGCGCTCGCGGTCGCCCTGGTCGCCTGCATCGTCGGGCTCGTCGTCACCGGCAGCCCCGTGTTCTTCTGGCTCAACGTCATCCTGGCGCTGGCCCTCGGCGTGCTCATGATCATCCCGATCGGCGGCGCCGACATGCCGGTCGTGATTTCGATGTTGAACTCGTACTCCGGCTGGGCCGCGGCCGGCATCGGCTTCACGCTGGGCAATTCCGCGCTGATCATCACCGGCGCGCTGGTGGGCTCCTCCGGCGCGATCCTGTCCTACATCATGTGCCACGCGATGAACCGGTCCTTCATCTCGGTCATCCTCGGGGGCTTCGGCGGCGAGACCGCCGCGGCCGGCGGTGGTACCGGCGAGCAGAAGCCCGCCAAGCTGGGCTCGGCGGACGATGCGGCCTTCATCATGAAGAACGCCTCCAAGGTCATCATCGTGCCCGGCTACGGCATGGCGGTGGCGCAGGCCCAGCACGCGCTGCGCGAGATGGCCGACATCCTGAAGAAGGAAGGCGTCGAGGTGAAATACGCCATTCACCCGGTCGCGGGCCGCATGCCCGGCCACATGAACGTGCTGCTGGCCGAAGCCAACGTGCCCTACGACGAGGTGTTCGAGCTCGAGGACATCAACTCCGAGTTCGCGCAGGCCGACATCGCCTTCGTGATCGGCGCCAATGACGTCACCAACCCGGCGGCCGAAGAGGACAAGACCTCGCCGATCTACGGCATGCCCGTGCTCCAGGTCTGGAAGGCCGGCACCGTGATGTTCATCAAGCGCTCGCTGGCGTCGGGCTATGCCGGCATCGACAATCCGCTGTTCTATCGCGACAACACCATGATGCTGCTCGGCGACGCCAAGAAGGTCACCGAGAACATCGTCAAGGCGATGTAA